The following are encoded together in the Bradyrhizobium genosp. L genome:
- the rplF gene encoding 50S ribosomal protein L6, protein MSRIGKRPVTIPSGVTATVEGQMVKMKGPKGQLQFVVHDDVEVKFENGQVKVAPRHKTNRAQALYGTARAQVANLVEGVTKGFEKKLEITGVGYRAAMQGKNLQLALGYSHDVVYAIPEGITIAVPKPTEITITGNDPQRVGQVAAEIRAYRPPEPYKGKGVKYANEFIFRKEGKKK, encoded by the coding sequence ATGTCACGTATCGGCAAGCGGCCGGTGACGATCCCGTCGGGTGTGACGGCGACCGTGGAAGGCCAGATGGTGAAGATGAAGGGGCCGAAAGGCCAGCTTCAGTTCGTCGTGCATGACGACGTCGAGGTCAAGTTCGAGAACGGCCAGGTCAAGGTCGCTCCGCGCCACAAGACCAACCGTGCGCAGGCGCTCTACGGCACCGCGCGCGCCCAGGTCGCCAATCTCGTCGAGGGCGTCACCAAGGGCTTCGAGAAGAAGCTCGAGATCACCGGCGTCGGCTACCGTGCCGCGATGCAGGGCAAGAACCTGCAGCTCGCGCTCGGCTACAGCCACGACGTCGTCTACGCGATCCCGGAAGGCATCACCATCGCGGTGCCGAAGCCGACCGAGATCACGATCACCGGCAACGATCCGCAGCGCGTCGGCCAGGTCGCCGCCGAGATCCGTGCCTATCGCCCGCCGGAGCCCTACAAGGGCAAGGGCGTGAAGTACGCCAACGAATTCATCTTCCGCAAGGAAGGCAAGAAGAAGTAA
- the rpsH gene encoding 30S ribosomal protein S8: MSTHDPISDLITRIRNAQMRSKSKVSSPGSKMRANVLEVLKSEGYIRGYASVEHASGRSELEIELKYFDGSPVIREIERVSKPGRRVYASVKNLPRVNNGLGISVLSTPKGIMADHEARDANVGGEVLFTVF; this comes from the coding sequence ATGTCTACGCACGATCCGATCTCCGATCTCATCACCCGCATCCGCAATGCGCAGATGCGCTCCAAGTCCAAGGTCTCGAGCCCGGGCTCGAAGATGCGCGCCAACGTGCTCGAAGTGCTGAAGTCCGAGGGCTACATCCGCGGCTACGCCAGCGTCGAGCACGCCTCGGGCCGCAGCGAGCTCGAGATCGAACTGAAGTATTTCGACGGCTCGCCCGTCATCCGCGAGATCGAGCGGGTGTCGAAGCCCGGCCGCCGCGTTTACGCCTCGGTGAAGAACCTGCCGCGCGTGAACAACGGTCTCGGCATTTCGGTGTTGTCGACGCCGAAGGGAATCATGGCTGACCACGAGGCGCGCGACGCGAACGTGGGCGGCGAAGTTCTCTTCACGGTGTTCTGA
- the rpsN gene encoding 30S ribosomal protein S14, whose product MAKKSSIEKNNRRKRMAKNAAPRREKLKAIIADKTKPMEERFAATLKLAEMPRNSSPTRIRLRCELTGRPRSNYRKNKLSRIALRELGSKGLVPGLVKSSW is encoded by the coding sequence ATGGCAAAGAAGAGTTCAATCGAGAAGAACAACCGGCGCAAGCGGATGGCGAAGAACGCCGCCCCGCGTCGCGAGAAGCTGAAGGCGATCATCGCCGACAAGACCAAGCCGATGGAAGAGCGCTTCGCGGCGACGCTGAAGCTCGCCGAGATGCCGCGCAACTCGTCGCCGACGCGCATCCGTCTGCGTTGCGAGCTGACCGGTCGTCCGCGCTCGAACTATCGCAAGAACAAGCTCTCGCGCATCGCGCTGCGTGAACTCGGCTCCAAGGGCCTGGTTCCCGGGCTCGTGAAGTCGAGCTGGTAA
- the rplE gene encoding 50S ribosomal protein L5, translating to MADAAYTPRLRAEYDKKIRGMMTEKFGYANVMQVPRLDKVVLNMGVGDSVNDRKKAETAASELSQIAGQKAIVTYSRIAIATFKLRENQPIGCKVTLRKTHMYEFIDRLVNVALPRVRDFRGLNPKSFDGRGNYSLGIKEHIIFPEIDFDKVTEARGMDITVCTTAKTDDEARALLAAFNFPFRQ from the coding sequence ATGGCTGATGCAGCTTACACGCCGCGCCTGCGCGCGGAGTACGACAAGAAGATCCGCGGCATGATGACCGAGAAGTTCGGTTATGCCAACGTGATGCAGGTTCCGCGGCTGGACAAGGTCGTGCTCAACATGGGCGTCGGCGATTCCGTCAACGACCGCAAGAAGGCCGAGACCGCAGCGAGCGAGCTGTCGCAGATCGCCGGCCAGAAGGCGATCGTGACCTATTCGCGGATCGCGATTGCGACCTTCAAGCTGCGTGAAAACCAGCCGATCGGCTGCAAGGTCACGCTGCGCAAGACCCATATGTACGAGTTCATCGATCGCCTGGTGAACGTGGCGCTGCCCCGCGTCCGCGACTTCCGCGGTCTGAACCCGAAGAGCTTCGATGGCCGCGGCAACTATTCGCTCGGCATCAAGGAGCACATCATTTTTCCGGAGATCGACTTCGACAAGGTCACGGAAGCCCGCGGCATGGACATCACGGTGTGCACCACCGCAAAGACCGACGACGAGGCCCGTGCCTTGTTGGCCGCTTTCAATTTCCCGTTCCGGCAGTGA
- the rplX gene encoding 50S ribosomal protein L24 — MAAKIRKGDKVIVLTGRDKGRTGEVFEVRPDENKALVRGINMVKRHQKQTQAQEGGIVSKEAPVHLSNIAYVGKDGKPTRIGFKIQADGKKVRVAKSSGAEIDG, encoded by the coding sequence ATGGCTGCCAAGATCCGCAAGGGCGACAAGGTGATCGTGCTGACCGGCCGCGACAAGGGCCGCACCGGCGAAGTATTCGAGGTGCGTCCGGACGAGAACAAGGCGCTGGTCCGCGGCATCAACATGGTGAAGCGTCACCAGAAGCAGACCCAGGCCCAGGAGGGCGGCATCGTCTCCAAGGAGGCGCCGGTCCACCTGTCCAACATCGCGTATGTCGGCAAGGACGGCAAGCCGACCCGCATTGGGTTCAAGATTCAGGCCGATGGCAAGAAGGTTCGTGTTGCCAAGAGCTCGGGAGCAGAGATCGATGGCTGA
- the rplN gene encoding 50S ribosomal protein L14, producing MIQMQTNLDVADNSGARRVMCIKVLGGSKRRYATVGDVIVVSIKEAIPRGKVKKGDVMKAVVVRVRKDIRRADGSVIRFDRNAAVLINNQSEPVGTRIFGPVPRELRAKNHMKIISLAPEVL from the coding sequence ATGATTCAGATGCAGACCAACCTCGACGTGGCCGATAATTCTGGCGCACGCCGTGTCATGTGCATCAAGGTTCTTGGAGGTTCCAAGCGCCGCTATGCCACCGTGGGCGACGTTATCGTTGTGTCGATCAAGGAAGCCATTCCGCGTGGCAAGGTGAAGAAGGGCGACGTCATGAAGGCCGTCGTGGTGCGGGTCCGCAAGGACATCCGCCGCGCCGACGGCTCGGTGATCCGCTTCGACCGCAACGCCGCCGTGCTGATCAACAATCAGTCCGAGCCGGTCGGCACCCGAATCTTCGGGCCGGTGCCGCGCGAGCTGCGCGCCAAGAACCACATGAAGATCATCTCGCTCGCGCCGGAGGTGCTGTGA
- the rpsQ gene encoding 30S ribosomal protein S17, whose protein sequence is MPKRTLQGVVVSDKQAKTIVVRVDRRFTHPIYKKTIRRSKNYHAHDESNEFKPGDMVWIEESKPISKLKRWTVVRGEHKKTA, encoded by the coding sequence ATGCCGAAACGTACTCTGCAGGGCGTGGTCGTCAGCGACAAGCAAGCCAAGACGATCGTGGTGCGCGTCGACCGCCGCTTCACCCATCCGATCTACAAGAAGACGATCCGCCGTTCCAAGAACTACCACGCCCACGACGAGAGCAACGAGTTCAAGCCGGGCGACATGGTCTGGATCGAGGAATCGAAGCCGATCTCGAAGTTGAAGCGCTGGACCGTGGTCCGGGGCGAACACAAGAAAACGGCCTGA
- the rpmC gene encoding 50S ribosomal protein L29: MADMKVEDIRAMSDDQREDAILNLKKERFNLRFQRATGQLENTSRMREARRDIARIKTIAAQQRAKKK; this comes from the coding sequence ATGGCCGACATGAAAGTTGAAGACATTCGCGCGATGAGCGACGACCAGCGGGAAGACGCGATCCTCAACCTGAAGAAGGAACGCTTCAACCTGCGCTTCCAGCGCGCCACCGGGCAGCTGGAGAACACCTCGCGGATGCGGGAAGCCCGCCGCGATATCGCTCGTATCAAGACCATCGCCGCGCAGCAGCGCGCGAAGAAGAAGTAA
- the rplP gene encoding 50S ribosomal protein L16, translated as MMQPKKTKFRKAHKGRIHGVATSGATLAFGQFGLKAMEPERVTARQIEAARRALTRHMKRAGRVWIRVFPDVPVSKKPAEVRMGSGKGAPELWVVRIKPGRVMFEIDGVPVQTAKEALSLAAAKLPIKTRFVARIAE; from the coding sequence ATGATGCAACCTAAGAAAACGAAGTTCCGGAAGGCGCATAAGGGCCGTATCCACGGCGTTGCGACCTCTGGCGCGACGTTGGCGTTCGGCCAGTTCGGCCTGAAGGCGATGGAGCCTGAGCGCGTCACCGCCCGTCAGATCGAAGCCGCCCGTCGCGCGCTGACCCGTCACATGAAGCGCGCCGGCCGGGTCTGGATCCGCGTGTTCCCCGACGTGCCGGTGTCGAAGAAGCCCGCCGAAGTCCGCATGGGCTCCGGCAAGGGCGCCCCGGAATTGTGGGTGGTCCGGATCAAGCCGGGCCGCGTGATGTTCGAGATCGACGGCGTGCCGGTGCAGACCGCCAAGGAAGCGCTGTCGCTGGCCGCCGCCAAGCTGCCGATCAAGACGCGCTTCGTCGCGCGCATCGCGGAGTAA
- the rpsC gene encoding 30S ribosomal protein S3: protein MGQKINPIGLRLGINRTWDSRWFAGKQEYGKLLHEDVKIREILHKELKQAAVARIVIERPHKKCRVTIHSARPGVVIGKKGADIDKLRKKVADITSSDVVINIVEIRKPELDATLVAESIAQQLERRVAFRRAMKRAVQSAMRLGAEGIRINCSGRLGGAEIARMEWYREGRVPLHTLRADVDYGVATAFTTFGTCGVKVWIFKGEILEHDPMAQDKKMAEGDNTPRSRRDAA from the coding sequence ATGGGTCAAAAGATCAATCCAATCGGGCTGCGTCTCGGCATCAACCGGACCTGGGACTCCCGTTGGTTCGCCGGCAAGCAGGAATACGGCAAGCTGCTGCACGAGGACGTCAAGATCCGCGAGATCCTGCACAAGGAGCTCAAGCAGGCGGCCGTGGCCCGCATCGTGATCGAGCGTCCGCACAAGAAGTGCCGCGTGACGATCCATTCGGCGCGTCCGGGCGTGGTGATCGGCAAGAAGGGCGCCGACATCGACAAGCTGCGCAAGAAGGTCGCCGACATCACCTCGTCGGACGTCGTGATCAACATCGTCGAAATCCGCAAGCCGGAGCTCGACGCGACCCTGGTCGCCGAATCGATCGCCCAGCAGCTCGAGCGCCGCGTCGCGTTCCGCCGCGCCATGAAGCGCGCCGTGCAGTCGGCGATGCGTCTCGGCGCCGAGGGCATCCGCATCAACTGTTCGGGCCGCCTCGGCGGCGCCGAAATCGCGCGCATGGAGTGGTACCGCGAAGGTCGCGTGCCGCTGCACACGTTGCGCGCCGACGTCGACTACGGCGTCGCCACCGCGTTCACGACCTTCGGCACCTGCGGCGTCAAGGTCTGGATCTTCAAGGGCGAGATCCTCGAGCACGATCCGATGGCCCAGGACAAGAAGATGGCCGAGGGCGACAACACCCCGCGTTCGCGCCGCGACGCCGCTTGA
- the rplV gene encoding 50S ribosomal protein L22: protein MSKPKRERSLADNEAKAVARMLRVSPQKLNLVAQLIRGRKASAALADLQFSRKRIAVDVKKCLESAIANAENNHDLEVDDLVVAEAHVGNGIVMKRFAPRGRGRSGRVYKPFSHLTIVVRQVEAEASA from the coding sequence ATGAGCAAACCAAAGCGCGAACGTAGCCTCGCGGACAATGAGGCCAAGGCCGTCGCCCGCATGCTGCGCGTCAGCCCGCAGAAGCTGAACCTGGTGGCGCAGCTGATCCGCGGCCGCAAGGCCTCGGCCGCGCTCGCCGACCTGCAGTTCTCGCGCAAGCGGATCGCGGTCGACGTCAAGAAGTGCCTGGAATCGGCGATCGCCAACGCCGAGAACAACCATGACCTCGAAGTCGACGATCTCGTCGTCGCCGAGGCGCATGTCGGCAACGGCATCGTGATGAAGCGCTTTGCGCCCCGCGGCCGTGGCCGTTCGGGCCGTGTGTACAAACCGTTCTCGCACCTGACCATCGTGGTTCGTCAGGTCGAGGCCGAGGCAAGCGCTTAA